The genomic DNA atatatagaaCATGATTGAAAAatgtctataaatttttcatattcaacctagccaataaacctactcccacattcaagtcatcggttctatatatctcaaatcattgcataaatcaaagaaatcatactcatcctcactatttctaaaagtcacaaatttctctaactataaagcataaaacgaagaataaagaATATCAATAAAaagaggatgaagttgcaaacctttggcatacttggataactagaacactcactaaaactagaacaaatggcggcaactctctaagggaaggacaaccccgagctcgagcttctctggtgaaatggcactagctcgggctcggggaagaagaagggtgccaatttatagtgggagcattagtaccggctggtggctccagccggtactaacgcgtcacatttagtaccggctggagccaccagccggtactaaactgtcagTAGCTGTCGGTGGCGGATGTTAGAGCCTGTCGGTGGCggactttagtaccggctggagccaccagccggtactaataggctcccagggccactgttcctttggcccagtactaaatttgcacgttagtaccggccaaagccgtgaccggtactaacggccacggacgaatgtgcgtttttccagtagtgaATTTACTGTCGGGACACGACGAGCAAAGCTCGAACAAATTGCCGAGTCTGGATTTGTTTAAACAGGCTTCCTAATTAAACGTCTAAACCCCCTATATAAACCCCATTCCGTCCCCGTCGCCTCCGTGCCAACCCCTCCAGTTCGAACAGTACTTAGTAGCTAGCCATCACCGCCTACACACGCGCAGACGAGCCACCCCCGTGTGGTCGGACGCAGTTGATCGAGATCCAAGACCAAGAGATGGCTTCGACGACTACCTCCTCACGCCGCGTGGTCGCGTCCGCACCTCTTCGTCGTCCTGCTGCTCCTCGTCGCCTCAGGTAATTAAGTGAAATCATCAGCGTAGCCAAGCCAAGCATAAGCATGCACGGACTTACCTGTTTATTTCCCGGTGATGGCACGACACATGACGTTTTCTCGCGCAGAGACGGGGCCGGCGCGGGTGGCGGAGGTGCGGCACTGCCTGTCGCAGAGCCATAGGTTCGTGGGCGCCTGCATGAGCTACCGGAACTGCGAGGGCGTGTGCAGGACGGAGGGCTTCCCGTGGGGGCGTGTGCAGGTGGCACGGCATCGAGCGCAAGTGCTACTGCAAGTGGCTCTGCTAGAGTAGGCGGCCCGGCCCGCGCAGCTTGCTTgtcttgcatgcatgcatagctATTGCTTCGACGGGCCAGCCCAGGCTCGTTTGCTTGTTGACCGGCTGGCCCGGTCCATTTCTTGTTTACTTCATTGCACTGCATGCGCCATCCGGCCCGGCGGCAAGGACCAGCTAGCTTGAATCGGTCGCCCTGCCCCGTTGTTTGCCGTTATTCTATCGCGTCCGCGTGTGCGTCGTGTACCATTCCATGTCGCGTGCTTTATTACCGTGTAAAAGATGTTCTAGCTACCTGGAATCGAATAATAAACTACGTTGTCGCTGAATTATTACATCGGTGTACCGTTTGCCGGCGCCGAGACGCTCCATCGCCCGACCATCCAGTCAGGCACCGGCCAGATTGTCGCCCTGTACCGTGTACTGCTCGACCCGGAGCTGAGGTCGCATCGCTCCACTTGGCAGATCACGGGTACCGCTCAACACTGTGTCaagctgatttgttatgagagaacagtactgctgactggctggtagctgttggctggtgctgatttagtatgagagaacaatactgctggctggttggctaacAAGCTAAGCGAACACAACGAATGGTTTGTGCCAGAAGCCCAGAGCAGAGGTCAGCCAGGAGGAGCCACGGATGCTCCGTTGACCCTTCTTCGATCGGAGGTAAAAGAAGCTGCGTGCCCGCATCCATGGCGGCTAATATTTGGCGCAGTGGAGCGCGTCTCACGCCGTTTGCTGGTGCTCCGTTCTGCGCTGCCAGGCCACAGCGAACACATGTCCGCGAGCGAAGCAAACATCTCTGGGAGGCCAGCAGCACGCGCGCATTCTCTCCACGAACACAACATGGCGACGCCGTGTCCGCAGAATTCCAACCGTTTCTGGGCACGCGTGCAAGAGTTCTCGTCTCGCCATCCGTTACCGAGCACGCAGCTTCCTCGCGGGAATAGGCAGATGCTTTTGCCTGGGCCCTGGGGATCGGGGCTGGCAGATGGCAGCCATGCTCATGCACATTCCTGAGCATTGGTCCCTCGCAGACAAAGCAGCGAACACCTGAAGCGCAGCCACCGTCAACATGCCAACTGGCTCACGAGGTAGCAGACAAGCAGAAACGATAGCATCGGGGTCAGTCGTGTGTACCTTGCAGAGTAGCCCGTGCGGACGCGCTGGCCATGGAGGCGAGAGCGTGGCGAAGACGAAGGCGAACGTGGCCCCAGCGTATGCAACGCAGCTCGTCGAAGCTGAACGGAGACGACGCCTCTGTATCCCGGCCCGTGGCTGGATGCGCGCACGAACTAATCCTACACGTCGAGGCCGACCCTCCAGAAGAGCCGGGTCAGCCGTCAGCGGTGTCGACGATGCCAGGACGTTTCGCGCCCGGCGAGCAGGAAGCTCGTGGTGAGTACGCCCCCCGGCAACCCCGGAGGCTCTCGCCACTTGCGGTCGGTGCGAAGCGCGACAGTACATCAGGACATGGGAAGTCGTCCCAGACTggcaggccggcgcggcggcgagccacGGCGTGCAGCGAAAGTGGCGTCGCGGGCTCGCGGCCAtgaccaggggtggacggtaaccGAAACGGcgaccgggggtggacggtagttGAGATACCGTCCACCTCTGGGTCCCTGCCAGCCGTTGGATCGTGCACGTTCGCTCCAGATCGGGCGAGATACGCGTACGCAGGGATTTGGGTCGTCGTCCTCAGTCGTCTGGCAGCGCAACGGAGCTGGATGGCGCAggccggacggcgcggcggcgttgctCGGTGGCGAGTGTCCTCCGGTCGACGGCGTGTGCCCACCGGTCGACGGCGCGAGAGACCTCTCCCGATTACCTCTGGGCAAAGCGTCCGTGGGCCCGGGCAGGGgatgaccggccggccggcttgggcaCTCGGCAGACCCCAGATGCGCGCGGTCGCCGGCTCGAACCacatcgccgcctcgccgccgcccagctgccTCCTGCTCCAATTTTGCAATGCAGGGCCCTAATCGCCGATGGATACAGAGCGTGACAGGCTTGAGTGTTTCACTGCTTTGCATGTCCGTTctagttcagagttcaaattGGCTATGCATTCCAGCCAATACACTCCATTTTCATTAGAAATTTATTGGTGAATTCAGAGTTTAGGGATTTTATTATCCCTATAGAGCACATTGGAGAGTAGCTTCTGCCGAAAAGGAGAGACAGGATATGAATACGTAACTCGTGCTTGAACTTCTTGTAGAACCTTGCATACAGAAGAGGATGTCGTCGGTGGGGGACGCGGTGCCGCTGGCATGGAAGTCCGACGATCGACCGCGGACATGGCATCCATCTTGGatctttcttttgtgctcaCCGTTCCACCACCTGCCGGTGGTCAGCACAACGGCTGCCTGCACTGCAAGAACTAATCCTCCACGTCGAGGACGGTGGAGACCCGCCAGAAGAACCGGTCCGCGTCGACGACGTCGTGTCGAGCCGTCGAGTACGAAGCTCGCGGTGACCACGCCCCCAGGAGGCTCTCGTCGCTCGCGGTCGCGGCGAAGAGCGAACGAGACACAGGAATCCGTCCCAGATTGGCTAACCAGCGCAGCGGCGCTTCGGCGAGCCACGGCATGCAGCTGAGCGCGGCGTCGCGGCCACGACCAGGGGTGGAAGGTAAACGAAACGGcatccgggggtggacggtatttgaaataccgtccacccttgggTCCGAGTCAGCCGTTGGATTGAGCGCGTGCGGTCCAGATAGGGGGCAAGGTTCGCACGCCCATGGAATCGGTCGTCGTCCTCGGTCATTCGGCAGGCGCGGGAGCTGGGAGGTGCCACGCGGGTAGGGCcgaacggcgcggcggcggtgctcaggCTCGATGGCAAATGTCCGCCAATCGACGACGACCTCGATGGCGGCGCAGCGGTGGTACTCGGGCTTGAGCCTGTCGTCTGACGGAACGGGTTGAGGTCATGCCGTCGCAGCCGATGGCGAAGAGACGGCGTCGGTCTTCCCAAGCAACGATCTCGACGCAACGCCGCTGCACCGagacggcgcgagcggcggcgtctTGAGGTCGGCTGTCCCGCGCCTCCGAGGTCTGGGCGGCGTTTTCTGGCTGCCCGCTGAAGCTCCGCCATGCCCATGCAGCTCTTCCTTCTCGCACGCTTGTGTCCGGACGATTGGTGGAGGCAGCAGCGCGGTGGACGTGCATCCGGGGGCGGCCGGACCTCCGCCGCGACGGCGCGAGCGGCCGCGTCCACATCTAGGCGGACCACGGGACGGCGTCCGAATTCGTGGTGAAGCAGCGTGTACGGACTCACGGTCCGGTCCATTTTATGAAGCTTGTAGCCACACACTCACATATAGCCTGGAAGAATTCCAATCTTCAGAGGATGAAACTAGGCAGCTGCAGTCAGGAGGGCATATGGTAGCAGAAAGTCAGATAGCAGACAGTGCTATCAATTAGGAGAGCATTGTATCCACCGTGAGGAAGCTGAAAGGCTAACAGGAGTAAAGATTGATTCAGATGTCAGATCTGATCTACAATGTGTGTTATATACAGCAGTATTCAGAGACTTGGTGAGGAAATTGGCTGTTCAGGCATATGATTTACAGAAACTAAAAGAAGAGAAGGATGAAATGGACATCGCAAGTAAACTGCAGTGCGAGATATATGGCTCTATATTCAAAGACTCGCTGAAGAAACTGGATGTTCTTGCTGATGTGCAGAAGGTAACTGAAGTAAGAGACGAGGTGGACATGAGAAGTGAACTGCAGAATGAAACTAGTCACAGACTTGCTGAAGGAACTGGCTGTTGATTCTGCTGATCATTTTATCAAGACCTTAATCAAAGATGAAGTGCATGCGGTTTTTCTTGCCAAGACTTTAAATGCTTGGAAGAGCGCAACTGAAATGGTTCATAGTGAGAGACACATCAAAGAAGAGATGATGCAAAACAATGTAACCACTGAAGATGAAGGCCCAGATTCCGATCAACATGGAGTACCTGTGAAGCAAGAGATTTTAAGTTTCGGTGCAAACCACGACAGGCGAAATTCAAAAGGGGGTGATCAGCAGGCTGAAATGTCAACAGTCAGAGATGATGTCTATTATTCAGTTAAGAACAATGTTAAGGACGGATTGGAATACCAAAGGAAGGCACAAAGAGGGGAGATAGATATAGGTTTCAGCATGACCCCTGAAAGCACAATCAAGGAAATGCTCATTCGATCAACAAAATTTCAGGAAATGTCCATGGATTTTGAAGCTGTTACCTGTGGAAAATTAGAAACAGCTGTTCTAAGGTTTGTGAGTCTCCATTCCCTTATTTTCATGGCATGGGGCAATCGGAGAATGATATCTGATCCTTGTCCAGATTGAGAGACTTGGATAAACAATTGGCGAATCTGGTTGAACAAGTGAGTTCTCTTAAAAAAAGTGAACTCATTTACCGGACGGCTTTCACCAGGAGATGTTGCGACCTCCAAACAGCAGAAGCAGAGGTTAGAAATTATAAGAAAACATCTTGCTGCCGATTGCTCCATGGCCAAAGATACTTAAATTTGCCTACCACGAACCTTAGGTGGATCTTCTTGGCGATGAGGTGGATCTACTTCTGGGACTTCTCAGCAAGACATACAAAGTTCTGGATCACTACTCGCCAGTTCTTCAACACTATCATTGGGTAATTTTCTAGTTTCACCAAGTTGAATACCATGTCCATGTAAATTTAACAGGTGCAGTGTTATGTCATCGTGAAACAAATTTTTGTTGAAGCTAATGTAGTTACTGAATCTGCCATTTTTCTTACGTTCCCTGCCTGGCAGCTTGATAGCTAAGTTTTAGGGGGTGTTTGGATACAAATACTAATACTCTaaatgctaaactttagcactagccCATCTAAACAAGAGTGCCAATAGGCTGAGCTAAAcatttgccaagacttaaataTTTTAGAAGAGATACTTAAATATTTTAGAAGAGATACGAGTGCTAAtaggtgctaaagtttagcacttaaTTTAACACATCCAGATAGGCCATAAATACATTTCCATTGAtgtataaatattttttctcgTTTCATTCATTTTTGTTCGCCAGAAGTGAGCCTGAATTGTCCATTGGTTTGGTGTTTCAGATCAGGGAGACGCTGAGCATGCTTGGGAAGGAGCTTGCCCTAAGGCATCAGATTCgttaatataaataaataaataaataaataaatagcatTCGGTGCATGTTGCTACTTATTTTCCACGTCTAAAACTGAACAGAGTCAATATTTTTCCCTTTATAAATATGAAAGAAAAATGTTTAGAAGTAGTACAGTACAAGAGGTAtcatttcgcaaaaaaaaattaaagaaaggGAAGAGAGGGTATAAAAAACTAAATTATGCCATTTTCAAGGTAGCATTTGCAAACTTCCAGCTTGGATACACGTACTGATACTTCTAGAACCTTCCAGCCGTTACAGCTGCCGGCACCGCAGAAAACGGCGCGGATTCTTACCGCCCCTCGTCTCCGCCGCCATCGTAGCTTCTCAGTTCCGTCTCCAAGGGTCGCCATGGAGCTTGATCTCCCACCACAACAGGTCCCGCAGCTCacagacctcgccgccgccatccaccgCGCAGCGGCTGCCGCTACTGCGCTCTCCACGCCCTCTCCGtcctcccacgccgccgccgtggtggccGCCCTCCGCGACGCCCACTCCGCCATCGGCTCCTTCCTCTCCAGACTCGACGCGGCCGCCGCGTTGTCCTTCGACGATCAGCCCATGGCGGAGGGCGGCCAGGAGCCGGAGGAAGATGGGGAGGGGGAGCACATGGTCGGGGAAGTGGAGGAGGGGCTCCGGGACTGCGTCCTGCAGGGGAGCAAGAGGCGGAAGCGGCCCGTGCCGCCGTCGTGGCCCCTAGGACGCCAGTAATCTAGAGTGTTGACAGGGAAATTCTTGAAGATCATAGTAAACATTGGGAGTACAAGCACACAAGTATTGGGCTGTGTTTTAACTAATACTCATTCGACTTGATACTAAGCATTCTTGATTTTAAATTTCACTATCCATGTGTATCGACATTCCATACACTAGATATAATTCTTTTGAATGCTAAGCACTGAATAAACCTAATTTCCCCTTCGGGAGCTCATCTGTTGAAGTGTTACTAATTTTTTGGCCGAGGCTCTATGCTCATCTGCTGCTACTGGAATCTGGGAAGTGATCCTTGCGCTAGTAATATTTTCCTGTTGTTTTTTCATCTGGATATCATTTATTGCTTCGCCGAGGATCGCTTCTCCTGCTAATTCACTCTAGTGATTTTCAGGAATGGGTTTACAAGGGCCTGCCAATCATTGCTTGCTGCCAGGAACAAAGGTTTTCGACAATGTTTGTGGGTCATTCCGTTCTTCACAGAGATGCAGCCAATCAGTCAGACAGACAGTAGGCAATATTATCCCACAGTGCGGACGGTTGGGGATTGGGCTGAAGAAAGTGAGATGCCATTTCAGCTGAATCGTTTTCATAATGAGACTAGATTTTTAGTAAGATTTGACCAATAAATGGCCTTATCATCTTTCCTCATTGCTCTCAGTTCCGCTGTACCTGTACTGTTTATTCAGTAGTAGTACTTCTGAATGGAGTGACAGCTGCTGGCTCAACTTGATATGTCATTGCAATTGGTTTTGCACAATGATCCTGTTGTCCACTACAGAATTGATTGCTGAGAAGTTTTGTTCGTCGTCATGTTTTTCTGAAGTCGGGTGAAAAAAAGGTGCTGATTCGCATAGCGATCGGTGTAAGACTAAGAAAAAACAACCCCGACGGTCCATCCATTGGTCTGTCAGCGTCCGTTTTCACCGGTGAGCTTAGCAAAGTCCAAGTTCTCTCACCTGCCCGGAGTCCCCGGCCGGCCGCGAGAGCGGTGCCGGTGCGAAACCATGGCGGGTCCTCTCCTGCTGCTCGTCTTCCTGTTTCTCTCTCACGCCTCGGCGGCGGAGTACGGGAAGGAGCTGCTGCGGCGCGCGTGGGAGGAGCGGGAGTGGATGgtgggcgcgcgccgccgcatccaCGCGCACCCGGAGCTCGCGTTCCGGGAG from Panicum virgatum strain AP13 chromosome 7N, P.virgatum_v5, whole genome shotgun sequence includes the following:
- the LOC120681220 gene encoding uncharacterized protein LOC120681220 translates to MELDLPPQQVPQLTDLAAAIHRAAAAATALSTPSPSSHAAAVVAALRDAHSAIGSFLSRLDAAAALSFDDQPMAEGGQEPEEDGEGEHMVGEVEEGLRDCVLQGSKRRKRPVPPSWPLGRQ